A window of Natrinema salifodinae contains these coding sequences:
- a CDS encoding lactonase family protein produces MNPSQLAFVGSYTDDGAAGLASYRLDGDRNQATRLDVTTEDDPSFLAVHPDLDVLYAVSETAAGSVVAYEFDRETGALDALHRQPSGDAGPCHLAVDPTGRFLFVAHYAGGSVAVLPIADDGRPGEPTALVEHSGSSVHPDRQTSPHPHSVVLGPENRVLYVPDLGTDRVERYEFDRTRGSLEAAPDSGIEIRDGAGPRHLTFGPDGRAGYLCTELDSTLTVLERDPASGSLESRQAIDTLPPTVDGESTAADVQVHPSGRWVYASNRGHDSVAIFGVRDDGTLEARGHEPTRGETPRNLALDPTGSRLFAANRTGDRLVGFRIDDETGGLEPTGLVESISRPACVRIVSR; encoded by the coding sequence ATGAACCCGTCGCAGTTGGCGTTCGTCGGCTCGTACACGGACGACGGTGCCGCCGGACTCGCGAGTTACCGGCTTGACGGCGACCGGAATCAGGCGACGCGACTCGATGTCACCACCGAGGACGATCCGTCGTTTCTGGCCGTCCATCCAGATCTGGACGTGCTGTACGCAGTCTCCGAGACGGCCGCCGGAAGCGTCGTCGCGTACGAATTCGACCGCGAAACCGGTGCCCTCGACGCGCTGCACCGACAGCCGAGCGGCGACGCCGGTCCCTGCCACCTCGCCGTCGACCCGACCGGTCGATTTCTCTTCGTCGCCCACTACGCCGGCGGGAGCGTCGCCGTCCTTCCGATCGCGGACGACGGTCGTCCCGGCGAACCGACCGCCCTGGTCGAACATTCGGGATCGAGCGTGCACCCGGACCGACAGACGAGCCCGCATCCCCACTCGGTCGTTCTCGGGCCCGAGAACCGCGTCCTCTACGTCCCCGACCTCGGAACTGACCGGGTCGAACGCTACGAATTCGACCGAACGCGCGGCTCGCTCGAGGCGGCGCCCGACTCGGGAATCGAGATTCGCGACGGCGCGGGACCGCGCCACCTGACGTTCGGTCCCGACGGCCGAGCGGGCTACCTCTGTACCGAACTCGATTCGACGCTGACGGTACTCGAACGCGATCCGGCGTCGGGCTCGCTCGAGTCTCGCCAGGCGATCGACACCCTGCCGCCGACCGTCGACGGCGAGAGCACCGCCGCGGACGTGCAGGTTCACCCGTCCGGCCGATGGGTGTACGCCTCGAATCGCGGCCACGACAGCGTCGCGATCTTCGGCGTTCGCGACGACGGCACCCTCGAGGCGCGTGGCCACGAGCCGACTCGCGGAGAGACGCCGCGGAACCTCGCGCTGGACCCGACCGGGTCGCGGCTGTTCGCCGCAAATCGGACCGGCGATCGCCTGGTCGGGTTTCGGATCGACGACGAGACCGGTGGGCTCGAACCGACGGGCCTGGTCGAATCGATCTCTCGGCCGGCCTGCGTGCGCATTGTGTCACGGTGA
- a CDS encoding mannonate dehydratase → MEPALVLPPDPDERWDLATQVGVTSAVVHTLEIGDGRRPSDYDTLLRWKNRFANAGIDLAVVEGSVPLTDATRLGTPGRDEEIEEFCRFLRNLGRLGVSVVCYDWMAGVRWARTATSVPARGGSLTSAYDNDQMRRGPEPDIPEITAADLWANLEYFLERVVPVAEEAGVKLGLHPDDPPRESVRGVPRIINSVEAYERVLDIVPSEHNGITFCQGNFAAMGVDVPETIRRFGDRINFVHFRDVDGDADSFVETWHDNGPTDMRAAIEAYRDVGFDGPIRPDHVPTMAGEANDNPGYETKGRLFAIGYLKGLLETAATE, encoded by the coding sequence ATGGAACCCGCACTCGTGTTACCGCCCGACCCCGACGAGCGGTGGGATCTCGCCACGCAGGTCGGCGTCACCAGCGCCGTGGTCCACACCCTCGAGATCGGTGACGGCCGTCGTCCGTCCGACTACGACACGCTCCTCCGGTGGAAAAACCGCTTCGCCAACGCCGGGATCGATTTGGCAGTCGTCGAGGGCAGCGTCCCGCTGACGGACGCGACGCGTCTGGGGACGCCGGGTCGCGACGAGGAGATCGAGGAGTTCTGCCGATTCCTGCGCAACCTCGGGCGACTCGGCGTCTCGGTCGTCTGCTACGACTGGATGGCCGGCGTCCGCTGGGCGCGGACCGCGACGAGCGTGCCGGCCCGCGGCGGGTCGCTGACGTCGGCGTACGATAACGACCAGATGCGCCGCGGTCCGGAACCCGACATCCCGGAGATCACCGCGGCGGACCTCTGGGCGAACCTCGAGTACTTCTTGGAGCGGGTCGTCCCGGTCGCCGAGGAGGCGGGCGTCAAACTCGGCCTCCATCCCGACGATCCGCCGCGGGAGTCCGTTCGCGGCGTCCCGCGGATTATCAATAGCGTCGAGGCCTACGAGCGCGTGCTCGACATCGTCCCGAGCGAGCACAACGGGATCACGTTCTGCCAGGGGAACTTCGCGGCGATGGGCGTCGACGTCCCCGAGACGATCCGGCGTTTCGGCGACCGGATCAACTTCGTTCACTTCCGCGACGTCGACGGCGACGCCGATTCGTTCGTCGAGACCTGGCACGACAACGGCCCGACCGACATGCGGGCGGCGATCGAGGCCTACCGTGACGTCGGCTTCGATGGCCCGATCCGGCCGGACCACGTGCCGACGATGGCCGGCGAAGCCAACGACAACCCCGGCTACGAGACCAAGGGGCGGCTGTTCGCTATCGGGTACCTGAAGGGTCTGCTCGAGACCGCCGCGACGGAGTGA
- a CDS encoding acyl-CoA dehydrogenase family protein → MAFQLSAEHEAIRDAVREFGENEIEPVAEEHDQAGEYPEELRRKAAEYDFVAPNIPIEYDGAGMDKLSTTIVTEELWRADPGIGSAVGSAGFGTDMIVEFGDEWMKEEWLPKIANGEVASCSMISEPAHGSNVAGIETVAERDSAEETSADPSELEASEDGDEYVLNGNKMWITNGTVADVGVAMAKTSPGEGHRGITAFLVPMDADGIQTEKIDNKLGIRASDLAEVIIDDVRVPAENVIGEVDQGFYQLMEFFASGRTSVAAQAVGAAQGALDAAIEYANQREQFDQKISEFQAIQHKIAEMATKVEAARSLTYRAATQVEQNNQDVAAQYSSMAKLFASEISVEVADEGVQVHGGSGYVTDYPAERYYRDARITKIYEGTSEIQKNIIADQIL, encoded by the coding sequence ATGGCGTTCCAGCTATCGGCCGAACACGAGGCGATTCGCGACGCCGTCCGCGAGTTCGGTGAGAACGAGATCGAACCGGTCGCCGAGGAACACGACCAGGCGGGCGAGTATCCCGAGGAGCTGCGAAGGAAGGCTGCCGAGTACGACTTCGTCGCGCCGAACATCCCGATCGAGTACGACGGGGCCGGGATGGATAAGCTCTCGACGACGATCGTCACCGAGGAGCTCTGGCGGGCCGATCCCGGGATCGGATCGGCCGTCGGCTCCGCCGGTTTCGGGACGGATATGATCGTCGAGTTCGGCGACGAGTGGATGAAAGAGGAGTGGCTGCCCAAGATCGCCAACGGGGAGGTGGCCTCCTGTTCGATGATCTCCGAGCCCGCACACGGCTCGAACGTCGCGGGGATCGAGACGGTCGCGGAGAGGGACTCCGCCGAGGAAACCTCGGCTGATCCCTCGGAACTCGAGGCTTCCGAGGACGGCGACGAGTACGTCCTCAACGGCAACAAGATGTGGATTACCAACGGGACCGTCGCGGACGTGGGCGTCGCGATGGCCAAGACCAGCCCCGGCGAGGGCCACCGCGGCATCACCGCGTTCCTCGTGCCGATGGACGCCGACGGCATCCAGACCGAGAAGATCGACAACAAGCTGGGTATCCGCGCCTCCGACCTCGCGGAGGTCATCATCGACGACGTCCGCGTCCCCGCCGAGAACGTCATCGGCGAAGTCGACCAGGGGTTCTACCAGCTGATGGAGTTCTTCGCCTCCGGGCGCACCAGCGTCGCCGCCCAGGCGGTCGGCGCCGCCCAGGGCGCGCTCGACGCCGCCATCGAATACGCGAACCAGCGCGAGCAGTTCGACCAGAAGATCTCGGAATTCCAGGCCATCCAGCACAAGATCGCCGAGATGGCGACCAAGGTCGAGGCCGCCCGCTCGCTGACCTACCGCGCCGCGACCCAGGTCGAGCAGAACAACCAGGACGTCGCCGCGCAGTACTCGAGCATGGCAAAGCTGTTCGCCTCCGAGATCTCGGTCGAAGTCGCCGACGAGGGCGTGCAGGTCCACGGCGGCTCGGGCTACGTCACGGACTACCCCGCCGAGCGCTACTACCGCGACGCCCGCATCACGAAGATCTACGAGGGAACCAGCGAGATCCAGAAGAACATCATCGCCGACCAGATTCTCTGA
- a CDS encoding acyl-CoA dehydrogenase family protein has translation MLDFVQLEADLGQEERLIRDTARDFVEERVKPDIGEHFEEGTFPTDLIPEMGELGFYAPNLEGYGSPNVSETAYGLLMQELEAGDSGLRSMASVQGALVMYPIHAYGSEEQKEEWLPALGRGEAVGCFGLTEPEHGSNPSAMETAAERDGDGYVLNGSKTWITNSPIADVAVVWARDRSAEDDPVRGFLVETDRDGVTTNKITEKLSLRASITGEIGLNDVYVPEDNVLPDVSGMKGPLSCLTQARYGIAWGAVGAARDCFEEARQYATDREQFGGPIGRFQLQQRKLAEMATQITLAQLLAYRLADLKERGDLRPQHVSMAKRNNVRTAREQSRVAREMLGGNGITTDYSPMRHLANMETVYTYEGTHDIHTLILGEELTGLQAYQ, from the coding sequence ATGCTGGATTTCGTTCAGCTCGAGGCGGACTTAGGCCAGGAAGAACGGTTGATTCGGGATACGGCCCGGGATTTCGTCGAGGAACGGGTCAAACCCGATATCGGTGAGCACTTCGAGGAGGGGACCTTCCCGACCGACCTCATCCCGGAGATGGGGGAGCTCGGATTCTACGCGCCCAATCTCGAGGGCTACGGCTCGCCAAACGTCTCGGAGACGGCCTACGGCCTCCTGATGCAGGAACTGGAGGCCGGCGACTCGGGACTCCGGTCGATGGCGTCGGTCCAGGGCGCGCTCGTCATGTACCCCATCCACGCCTACGGGAGCGAGGAACAGAAAGAAGAGTGGCTGCCGGCGCTCGGTCGGGGCGAGGCGGTCGGCTGCTTCGGGCTCACGGAACCCGAACACGGCTCGAACCCGTCGGCGATGGAGACCGCCGCGGAGAGGGACGGCGACGGCTACGTCCTTAACGGCTCGAAGACCTGGATCACGAACTCGCCGATCGCCGACGTCGCCGTCGTCTGGGCCCGGGACCGCTCGGCCGAGGACGACCCCGTCCGCGGCTTCCTCGTCGAGACCGACCGCGACGGCGTCACGACCAACAAGATCACCGAGAAGCTCTCCCTGCGCGCCTCCATCACGGGCGAAATCGGCCTGAACGACGTCTACGTCCCCGAGGACAACGTCCTGCCAGACGTCTCCGGCATGAAGGGGCCGCTGTCCTGTCTCACCCAGGCCCGCTACGGGATCGCCTGGGGCGCGGTCGGCGCCGCCCGCGACTGCTTCGAGGAAGCCCGCCAGTACGCCACTGACCGCGAGCAGTTCGGCGGGCCGATCGGCCGGTTCCAGCTCCAACAGCGCAAGCTCGCCGAGATGGCCACCCAGATCACGCTCGCCCAGCTGCTGGCCTACCGCCTGGCCGACCTGAAGGAGCGCGGTGATCTGCGACCGCAGCACGTCTCGATGGCCAAGCGAAACAACGTCCGGACGGCGCGCGAACAGTCCCGCGTCGCCCGCGAGATGCTCGGCGGCAACGGCATCACCACCGACTACTCGCCGATGCGCCACCTGGCGAACATGGAGACGGTCTACACCTACGAGGGCACCCACGACATCCACACGCTGATCCTCGGCGAGGAGCTGACCGGACTGCAGGCGTATCAGTAG
- a CDS encoding 3-hydroxyacyl-CoA dehydrogenase family protein, with protein sequence MRIAVLGAGSMGHGIAQVSAMAGHDVILRDIETGFVEDGLDGIRENLQGGVDREKLTEAELEETLERIEGTTDLADAVADADLVVEAVPEDMDLKQEVFADVEAAADEDTVIASNTSSLSVTEMASALEHPERAVGLHFFNPPHIMDLVEIVIAEQTAERTEEFAVDYVRGIDKTDVVVRDTAGFATSRLGLALGLEAIRMVEQGVASPADIDEGMELGYGHPMGPIELTDHVGLDVRLHIAEHLREELGERFKPPQSLRRKVRAGKLGKKTGEGYYVWEDGERVGTSGDWGQGSTQGDANT encoded by the coding sequence ATGCGAATTGCAGTCCTTGGAGCCGGGAGTATGGGTCACGGGATCGCCCAGGTGTCCGCGATGGCGGGCCACGACGTCATCCTTCGAGACATCGAGACGGGCTTCGTCGAGGACGGCCTCGACGGGATCCGCGAGAACCTCCAGGGGGGCGTCGACCGCGAGAAACTCACCGAGGCGGAACTGGAGGAGACCCTCGAACGGATCGAGGGAACGACCGACCTCGCGGACGCCGTCGCGGACGCCGACCTGGTCGTCGAGGCGGTGCCCGAGGACATGGACCTGAAGCAAGAGGTCTTCGCGGACGTCGAAGCGGCCGCCGACGAGGATACCGTCATCGCCTCGAACACCTCCTCGCTGTCGGTGACCGAGATGGCCAGCGCGCTCGAGCACCCCGAGCGGGCCGTCGGGCTGCACTTCTTCAACCCGCCGCACATCATGGATCTCGTCGAGATCGTGATCGCCGAGCAGACCGCCGAACGAACGGAAGAGTTCGCCGTCGACTACGTCCGAGGGATCGACAAGACGGACGTCGTCGTCCGAGATACGGCCGGCTTCGCTACCTCGCGGCTCGGCCTGGCGCTCGGCTTGGAGGCGATCCGGATGGTCGAGCAGGGGGTCGCCAGCCCGGCGGACATCGACGAGGGGATGGAACTCGGCTACGGCCATCCGATGGGCCCGATCGAGCTGACGGATCACGTCGGCCTCGACGTGCGCCTGCACATCGCCGAACACCTCCGCGAGGAGTTGGGCGAGCGGTTCAAACCGCCCCAATCCCTGCGCCGGAAGGTCCGGGCGGGCAAGCTCGGCAAGAAAACCGGCGAGGGGTACTACGTCTGGGAGGACGGCGAACGCGTCGGTACGAGCGGCGACTGGGGACAGGGTAGTACGCAGGGTGACGCCAATACGTGA